Proteins from a genomic interval of Acinonyx jubatus isolate Ajub_Pintada_27869175 chromosome B4, VMU_Ajub_asm_v1.0, whole genome shotgun sequence:
- the PHLDA1 gene encoding pleckstrin homology-like domain family A member 1 produces the protein MRRAPAAERLCELGFPPRCGRQEPPFPLGVTRGWGGWPIQKRREGARPVPFSERSQEDGRGPEARCSGTLWRIRTRLPSCPDPEPPPPPSLCFLRVSLLCALRAGGRGSRWGEDGARLLLLPPARAAGSGEAEPIGAPPYAGRMLESSGCKALKEGVLEKRSDGLLQLWKKKCCILTEEGLLLIPPKQLQHQQQQQQQQQQPGQGPAEPSQPGGPAVASLEPPVKLKELHFSNMKTVDCVERKGKYMYFTVVMAEGKEIDFRCPQDQGWNAEITLQMVQYKNRQAILAVKSTRQKQQHLVQQQPPQPQPQPQPQPQPQPQPQPQPQTQSQPQPQPKPQPQPLHPYPHPHPHPHPHQLPHSHQQPLSQPLSQPHGHRLLRSTSNSA, from the coding sequence ATGAGGCGTGCGCCGGCGGCAGAGCGCCTTTGCGAGCTGGGCTTTCCCCCGCGGTGCGGGCGCCAGGAGCCGCCTTTTCCGCTGGGTGTcactcgggggtgggggggatggccCATTCAAAAGCGCCGCGAGGGGGCCCGGCCAGTGCCTTTCAGTGAGCGCTCGCAAGAGGACGGCAGAGGCCCGGAGGCTCGCTGCTCCGGGACCTTGTGGCGCATCAGGACGCGGCTGCCCTCCTGCCCGGACCCCGAGCCGCCTCCGCCGCCGTCGCTCTGCTTCCTGCGCGTTAGCCTTCTCTGCGCGCTCCGGGCAGGCGGCCGCGGGAGCCGCTGGGGCGAGGACGGCgcgcggctgctgctgctgcccccgGCCCGGGCGGCTGGAAGTGGAGAGGCCGAGCCGATCGGCGCCCCTCCCTATGCCGGGAGGATGTTGGAGAGCAGCGGCTGCAAAGCGCTGAAGGAGGGTGTGTTGGAGAAGCGCAGCGACGGGTTGCTGCAGCTCTGGAAGAAAAAGTGCTGCATCCTCACTGAGGAGGGGTTGCTGCTCATCCCGCCCAAGCAGCTCcaacaccagcagcagcagcagcagcaacagcaacagcCCGGGCAGGGGCCGGCCGAACCGTCCCAACCCGGAGGGCCCGCCGTGGCCAGCCTCGAGCCGCCGGTCAAGCTCAAGGAATTGCACTTTTCCAACATGAAGACCGTGGACTGCGTGGAGCGCAAGGGCAAGTATATGTACTTCACTGTGGTGATGGCCGAGGGCAAGGAGATCGACTTTCGGTGCCCGCAGGACCAGGGCTGGAACGCCGAGATCACGCTGCAGATGGTGCAGTACAAGAACCGTCAGGCTATCCTGGCGGTCAAGTCCACGCGGCAGAAGCAGCAGCACCTGGTCCAGCAGCAGCCCCCGCAGCCGCagccccaaccccaaccccagccccagccccagcctcagcctcagccccagccccagacaCAATCTCAGCCGCAGCCCCAAcccaagccccagccccagccgctCCACCCATATCCGCATCCGCACCCTCACCCGCACCCGCACCAACTACCGCACTCGCACCAACAACCGCTCTCACAACCGCTCTCGCAGCCGCACGGCCACCGGCTCCTCCGCAGCACCTCCAACTCTGCCTGA